The genomic region AGTACACCTACTAAATCACGGATTTAGCCGGATTCATCGGATTTCACGGATTTTGTAGGCGGTGCTGGCAGGCACCATCTATGAGCCGCGAAGCCGAGGAAGCCCTGAGAAAAAGCAAGCCGCTCCCGATTCTGGGGCGGCTTGCTGCGTTTTTGGGGTCAGGAGTATTGAACGATGTAGAGACGCAATATTTTGCGTCTCGTCGTTGCTGATGTTGTTGAAAATGTACGATTCCAGTCGTCCAACGACGAGACGCAAAATGTTGCGTCTCTACACCATCCATTCTTCAAAAACATAGTTTGGCACAACGCCAGTGGCTGGGCTGCCGTTTGCTGATACATCTCCCACCTTCAATTCCATCCACTTATGGCCAACGAACAGGTACAGGGCAAAGACTTTTACGAGAGTGTGCTGCGGTTTTACGACCACGCGGCCAGCTTCTCCAAGCTCGACCCCGGCATCATCGCCCAAATCCGGGCCTGCAACAGCATTTATAAGGTCAACTTCCCGGTGGAAGTGGACGGCCATGTGCAGGTGTTCGAGGGTATCCGGGTGCAACACAGCCACCACAAGCTGCCCAGCAAGGGAGGCATTCGGTACAGCGTGTATGTGGATGAGGAGGAGGTAATGGCTTTGGCCACGCTGATGACGTTCAAGTGCGCGCTGGTGGACGTGCCGTTTGGCGGGGCGAAAGGTGGCGTGAAAATCAACCCCCGCACCACGCCGGTCAACATTCTGGAGCGCGTGACGCGGCGGTACGCCAGTGAGTTGATCAAAAAGAACCTCATCGGTCCCGGCATGGACGTGCCGGCCCCTGACTATGGTACCGGCAGCCGCGAAATGGCCTGGATTGCCGATACGTACATGACGTTCAAGTACGGCGACACCAACGCCTTGGGCTGCGTAACCGGTAAGCCGGTCGGGCAGGGGGGCATCAGGGGGCGGACCGAGGCCACGGGCCTGGGCGTGTTCTACGGTCTGCGCGAGCTATTGCTGGATGAGCCCATGCTAAAGAAAGCGGGCCTGAGCAGCGGCATTGCCGGTAAGCGCATCATCGTGCAGGGCCTAGGCAACGTGGGCTACTACGCGGCGCATTTCTGCCAGGAAGAAGGTGCCCTCATCACCGGCATTGCCGAGCGGGAAGGTGGAATCTACAGCGAGAAAGGCCTCGACGTAGCCGCCGTATTCAAGCACCGCGAGGCAACAGGCTCCATTATGGGGTTTGCCGGCGCGCAGGACGTGGCCGAGTCGCTGGATTTGCTGGAGTATGAGTGTGACGTGCTGCTGCCCGCCGCCTTGGAAAACCAGATTCACGAGGGCAACGCGGCCAATATCAAAGCCAAGATTATTGCTGAAGGAGCCAATGGTCCTACCACGCAGGGCGCCGAGAAAATCCTGCTGGAGAAAGGCATCATCATCCTGCCCGACCTCTACCTTAACGCTGGCGGCGTGACGGTATCGTACTTCGAGTGGCTGAAAAACCTGTCGAACGTGCGGTTTGGGCGCATGGGCAAGCGGGCCGAGGAAGGCGCCATGCGCCGTCTGGTGGCTACTATTGAGCGCACTACCGGTAAGACTCTGGCCGAGGAAGAGCGCCAGCAAATCGTGCACGGCGCCGACGAAATCGACCTCGTGCGCTCCGGCCTCGAAGACACGATGATTACCGCCTACCAGTCTATCCGCAAGGTGATGGACGACGTGCCCGGCATAACCGACCTGCGCACCGCCGCCTTCTACAGCGCCATTGAGAAAATCGGCGTCAGCTACCAGTCTCTGGGCATCTTTCCATAAATCGACTAAACTATCAACATATAAAAAGCCGCTCCTGGAAACAGGAGCGGCTTTTCTGCGTCAGAACAGATCTGTGGCATCAATGCCATCCGCAACATCTGTGATTTACTTTACTACAATCTTATTCAGCATGAGCGCCGCTGATTTCTTGCTGGGGCGGCTCACCCCGACGAGAGTTTTGGCATCGAGCCAGC from Hymenobacter canadensis harbors:
- a CDS encoding Glu/Leu/Phe/Val family dehydrogenase, whose protein sequence is MANEQVQGKDFYESVLRFYDHAASFSKLDPGIIAQIRACNSIYKVNFPVEVDGHVQVFEGIRVQHSHHKLPSKGGIRYSVYVDEEEVMALATLMTFKCALVDVPFGGAKGGVKINPRTTPVNILERVTRRYASELIKKNLIGPGMDVPAPDYGTGSREMAWIADTYMTFKYGDTNALGCVTGKPVGQGGIRGRTEATGLGVFYGLRELLLDEPMLKKAGLSSGIAGKRIIVQGLGNVGYYAAHFCQEEGALITGIAEREGGIYSEKGLDVAAVFKHREATGSIMGFAGAQDVAESLDLLEYECDVLLPAALENQIHEGNAANIKAKIIAEGANGPTTQGAEKILLEKGIIILPDLYLNAGGVTVSYFEWLKNLSNVRFGRMGKRAEEGAMRRLVATIERTTGKTLAEEERQQIVHGADEIDLVRSGLEDTMITAYQSIRKVMDDVPGITDLRTAAFYSAIEKIGVSYQSLGIFP